A genome region from Piliocolobus tephrosceles isolate RC106 chromosome 8, ASM277652v3, whole genome shotgun sequence includes the following:
- the TMEM229A gene encoding transmembrane protein 229A: MAGSDVDSEGPTLRGGAARRPGAPGGPGSEAAAGCPELLSTAEAPAESATLPAWMRLYFYGMHGITLDVLVSSARRFARSPDLRMLGFSSPYSCLLHSLTHFALEKVYLQQRRCPSAFVFNFLLYPSAHVGLQTLAGQALLLSLGGGAGGAVAPGALDLALQYVLALYHCQVFLKRFLRLRYGRQRRRRQQQQQQQQQQQRRGALPVAPGARVTTAAGARRRRPRGPRGAGGAPSQGLPDLPRFLFFGMHGFLDEIFFTFFFNVLGQGDGTTSGHTSLWSFFMYGSCSFVVEKLYFHLHYSRGWGTWKRVPIYVIFIYVWELSWGLGLRTCGACSWDYSHYPLNFMGLITLMYLPGWIFLSVYQDLISNVLWRVQYVPTN, translated from the coding sequence ATGGCGGGGAGCGACGTGGACAGCGAGGGCCCCACACTGAGGGGCGGCGCGGCGCGGCGTCCGGGGGCCCCGGGCGGGCCAGGAAGCGAGGCGGCAGCCGGCTGCCCCGAGCTGCTGTCCACTGCTGAAGCGCCGGCTGAGAGCGCCACGCTGCCCGCCTGGATGCGCCTCTACTTCTACGGGATGCACGGGATCACCCTAGACGTGCTGGTGTCCTCGGCCCGGCGCTTCGCCCGCAGCCCGGACCTGCGGATGCTAGGCTTCTCCTCGCCCTACAGCTGCCTGCTGCACTCGCTCACCCATTTCGCCCTGGAGAAGGTCTACCTGCAGCAGCGGCGCTGTCCCAGCGCCTTCGTCTTCAATTTCCTCCTCTACCCCTCGGCCCACGTGGGTCTGCAGACCCTAGCGGGCCAGGCGCTACTACTCAGCCTGGGTGGCGGGGCCGGGGGCGCGGTGGCGCCAGGGGCGCTGGACCTGGCGCTGCAGTACGTGCTGGCGCTCTACCACTGCCAAGTGTTCCTGAAGCGCTTCCTGCGCTTGCGGTACGGACGACagaggcggcggcggcagcaacagcagcagcagcagcagcagcagcagcggagGGGCGCGCTCCCCGTCGCTCCGGGCGCCCGTGTCACTACTGCGGCCGGAGCCCGGCGGCGACGACCCCGTGGCCCCCGGGGCGCCGGGGGAGCCCCCAGCCAGGGGCTGCCGGACCTACCCCGCTTTCTTTTCTTCGGAATGCACGGCTTTCTGGATGAGATCTTCTTCACCTTCTTCTTCAACGTACTGGGGCAGGGGGACGGGACAACCAGCGGCCACACGTCGCTCTGGTCCTTCTTTATGTATGGCAGCTGCAGTTTCGTAGTGGAAAAACTCTACTTCCACCTCCACTACAGCCGCGGTTGGGGCACTTGGAAGCGGGTGCCCATCTATGTGATCTTCATCTACGTGTGGGAGCTTTCCTGGGGTCTGGGACTCCGCACATGCGGGGCTTGTTCCTGGGACTATTCTCACTACCCGCTCAATTTCATGGGCCTCATCACCCTGATGTATTTACCTGGCTGGATATTCCTTAGTGTGTACCAGGACCTAATTTCCAACGTGTTGTGGAGGGTGCAGTACGTACCAACtaactaa